The Arthrobacter caoxuetaonis DNA window TTTCACCAGTACAGGCTTGCCGCCTCCTGTCACCGCAGCAGGCTCCCGTAGTTGCGCTGTTCGACCTGCGAGCTGATCTGCTTGATGGTGTCCAGGCCGACGCCGACGACGATCAGGATCGCTGCGCCGCCGAACGGGAAGTTCTGGTTAGCGTTGATCAGGACCAGAGCAATCAGAGGGATCAAGGACAGGAAGCCGATGTAGATGGCTCCGAAGGCGGTGATGCGGTTGGAGACGTACGCGAGCAGGTCGCGGGTCTGCTTGCCTGCACGGTAGCCGGGGATGAACCCGCCGTACTTGCGCATGTTCTCTGCGATCTCGTCCGGCTCGAAGGTGATCGAGACGTAGAAGAACGTGAACCCGACAATCAGCAGGAAGTAGACCGCCATGTAGATCGGGTGGTCGCCCACGGTCAGGTACCGGGTGATCCAGACAGCCCATTCAGGCATGGTTCCGTCGTCGCGGGTGGAGAACTGGGCCGCCATACCGGGCAGGGCGAGCATTGCCGAGGTGAAGATAACCGGGACGATGCCTGCCATGTTGACCTTGATCGGCAGGAAGGTGGCGTTGCCGCCGTATGTCTTACCGGCGACGACACGCTTGGAGTAGACGACCTTCAGGCGACGCTGGGACTGCTCAACCAGGACGACGAGCATCATGGTCACGAGGCCGATGGCGATGACGGCAGCGAAGACGGTCCAGCCCTGGGTCTGGCCGATGGCGCCCAGTGCGGTCGGGAAGCCTGCGGCGATGGAGGTGAAGATCAGCAGGGACAGGCCGTTGCCGACGCCGTGCTCGGTGATCTTTTCGCCCATCCACATGACCAGCATGGCGCCGGCGGTCAGGGCAATGATCATGACGAGCGCGGTGATGAAGCTTTCGTTGCGCACGATCGGCAGCGCACAGCCGCCCATGAGTGTCCCGTTGCGGGCCATGGTGACGACGGTGGTGGCGTTCACGGCTGCCAGGCCGACGGCCAGGTAACGGGTGTACTGGGTGGTCACGGCGGCGCCGGACGGACCTTCCTTGTGCAGTTCCTGCAGGCGGGGGACGATCACGCGCAGCAGCTGCATCAGGATGGATGCGGTGATGTACGGCATGACGCCCAGCGCCAGGATCGACACGGAGAGCAGCGCGCCGCCGGAGAACATGTTCACCAGGTCATAGACGCCTCCGCTGGTGCTTCCTCCGTCCAGGCACTGCTGGACATTCGCGGCGTTGATGCCGGGTGCGGGAATGAAGGATCCCAGGCGGTAGAGGGTAAGGATGGCGAGGGTGAAGAGAATCTTCTTGCGCAGGTCAGGGCTCTGAAATACGCGCTTAATCGGTTCCAGCACTAGCTGGTCCTCCTTTGAGGAATCGAAGTGGGGTGGGAGGAGGATCAGCTGCTGTAGGGCACGAGGATGCCGGCAGCGACGATCGAGAGGGTCCAGAGCACTGCGATGGTCACAGTGACGCGGAGCATGTTCCTTTCGGCGACACCGGTGGATGCGAGGCTGTTCGTCATGCTCCCGCCGAAGATGTCAGTCGCGCCGCCGCCCTTGGATTTGTGCAGCAGGATCATGCCGACCAGCGCGATGCTGAGCGCGACGATCAGGACCTGCAGGGCAATAGTCAGAAAAGTCATGGGGCTGTGAATCCTTTGTGGTGGTGCCGGAGGCGTGTTTTTCCGGCATATGTTCTCTATGCGCCCCGGGTGCTGACGGCGCGTCGGGCAGCTCAGGCGGCGGCGGGTTCCGCGGCAGGCTCAGTGGTCTCCAACTCTGCGGCAGGGATGGACGGGAGCACCTGCACGCGGCTCGTACGCGGCTCTTCTGCGGGCTTGCGGGTTGCTGAACGCCTGGCTGCTGCCGCCTTCTTCACGGGCTTCACAGCGGACTTCTGGACGAGGATCACGGTCAGGTGCGTGATGGCCAGGAGGACGACCGGGGGCATGGCCGCAACTATCGCCGACACGACGGCGGGAACAGCTCCGTTATCACCCACGGCCAGGATCGCGTGCACGGCGTTCGCGGCCGTACTGACGACGGCGCCAAAGAAGAGCAGTGACCACGGGTAGGCGAGGACGCGCTTCTCGTGCCCGGCCAGGGCGACGATGGCAACGGTGGAGGCGACGATGAGTCCGTCGACGATGATCGGCCAGATCCACGCGAGGTCAGGGTTCAGGCCCGACATGACGGCAAGGTCGGTCAGGGCGGCGAAGGAAAGGATGAAGGCGCCGGCAGCGATGACTACGGTTGTTGCGAATCCGGTCATGACGATGGGGCGGGACAGGGGCGTGGCGTTCTTGCTCATGGGATGGGCTCCGGGGTAGTTCAGGTTCGGGGGGCAGGGCCGGCAGACCGTTAGCGGGTCTCGAGGCCGTCCTGCTCGCGGGCGATGTCCGCGGCTGTGCTGAGGATGAGCCGGACCGTGCCGGCCAGCTTGGCGGGGTCGACGTCAGGGCTTTTGGCGAGGATGCGTCCGGTGATCTCACGGGTGTCGCAGGACAGGCGCTGGATCCGGCGCGAGTCGTCGAACAGGTCAGCGAGGATCAGGGCGTCAGCGGCAGCCGCGGCACCGATATGGCCTCCGGCGCCGTCACCTGCAAGTGCCGCCTTACCGAACCGGGGTTCGGTCTTGGGCTCGGCGGGATTCCCGGCAGCCTGGATCTCTTCAGCGATCGCGGCGACGGCCCGGTCGACGCAGCCGACATGGGTTTCGGCGTTGAAAGCCTCCCGGTAGAGCCGGAAGCGCATCGGAACTTCGAAGAGATAGTCGTAGAGCGGACGCTTGTCTTCCAGGCCGAACTTGTCGGTCAGCACGTCGTAGGCGTCCATGATGGCTTCGCTGGTAGCGTGCTCGAGGCGCCGGACGAGCTGGTGGATGGTGTCAGCGGCATCCATGGACTGGTAGCCCGGGGAGCTGCGGCGTTCGCCCTGCACCGCCTTCGCCATGTTCGCCAGCAGGGTTCCCAGGGCATCTGATGCGTCTGCGGAGTCTTCGGGGGCAGGGGTTTCACTCATGCTTCTATGTGTGCGGCAGGGCAGACGCTTCTCCCCGGGCACGGAAAGGGCCGCCGCGGATTCCTCCGGACGGCGGCCCCTAATGACGTGAAGTGCTAGCCGGTGATGGCCTCGTTCAGGACGGTCTCGAAGCCACCCTGCAGGTCCCACAGATGTCCGTTGATGAAGATGGTCGGAGTGCCGGTGATGCCGTGCTCGGTAGCAGCTTCGGTCGTGAACTTCACGAACGGGCGGAAGGTGCCGTCCTTGACGCAGTCGCTGATGCCGTCGACGCCGTGCTCTCCGGCAAGGTCAATGAGCCCCTGGTTGGCCAGCTCGCCGGAGGGGAAGTTCTCGAACACGGCGCCGGTGAACTCCAGGTACTTC harbors:
- the secY gene encoding preprotein translocase subunit SecY yields the protein MLEPIKRVFQSPDLRKKILFTLAILTLYRLGSFIPAPGINAANVQQCLDGGSTSGGVYDLVNMFSGGALLSVSILALGVMPYITASILMQLLRVIVPRLQELHKEGPSGAAVTTQYTRYLAVGLAAVNATTVVTMARNGTLMGGCALPIVRNESFITALVMIIALTAGAMLVMWMGEKITEHGVGNGLSLLIFTSIAAGFPTALGAIGQTQGWTVFAAVIAIGLVTMMLVVLVEQSQRRLKVVYSKRVVAGKTYGGNATFLPIKVNMAGIVPVIFTSAMLALPGMAAQFSTRDDGTMPEWAVWITRYLTVGDHPIYMAVYFLLIVGFTFFYVSITFEPDEIAENMRKYGGFIPGYRAGKQTRDLLAYVSNRITAFGAIYIGFLSLIPLIALVLINANQNFPFGGAAILIVVGVGLDTIKQISSQVEQRNYGSLLR
- the secG gene encoding preprotein translocase subunit SecG, whose product is MTFLTIALQVLIVALSIALVGMILLHKSKGGGATDIFGGSMTNSLASTGVAERNMLRVTVTIAVLWTLSIVAAGILVPYSS
- a CDS encoding DUF2637 domain-containing protein, which encodes MSKNATPLSRPIVMTGFATTVVIAAGAFILSFAALTDLAVMSGLNPDLAWIWPIIVDGLIVASTVAIVALAGHEKRVLAYPWSLLFFGAVVSTAANAVHAILAVGDNGAVPAVVSAIVAAMPPVVLLAITHLTVILVQKSAVKPVKKAAAARRSATRKPAEEPRTSRVQVLPSIPAAELETTEPAAEPAAA